From a region of the Triticum aestivum cultivar Chinese Spring chromosome 7D, IWGSC CS RefSeq v2.1, whole genome shotgun sequence genome:
- the LOC123167808 gene encoding 3-ketoacyl-CoA synthase 6 yields MSSSSPQLRRLKPAYQYVVNNFLAVLAVLAVPLVVAGIVSAARVGPEELLARLHALRPVHVFLAAFVPAAAGVLYLMMRPRSVYLVDYACFRTKPSHRVPFGTFLEHAKLVTFIEGASIDERSVRFMTRLLERSGLGEETCLPPAHHFIPPYRNLEASREEVELVIFSTIDDLLAKTGISPDAIDFLVVNCSLFAPIPSFTDMIIRKYKMRSDIRNVHLSGMGCSAGLVSVGLARNFLQVAPRGSHALVVSTETITPNYYVGKERAMLLPNCLFRMGGAAALLSTSRAKARFRLSRVVRTLTGAQDNAYRCVYQEEDDEGHRGINLNKDLMTIAGDALKANITAIGPLVLPASEQLLFALSFIARRVFNNKSIKPYLPDFRMAFEHFCIHAGGRAVIDELQNSLGLSDEHVEASRMALHRFGNTSSSSLWYELAYIEAKGRMRKGDRVWMIGFGSGFKCNSAAWECIEPARDAQGPWADCVSRYPVHIPEVLKH; encoded by the coding sequence ATGAGCTCCTCGTCGCCCCAGCTCCGGCGCCTCAAGCCGGCGTACCAGTACGTGGTGAACAACTTCCTCGCCGTGCTCGCCGTGCTCGCCGTGCCGCTGGTCGTCGCGGGCATCGTCAGCGCGGCGCGCGTCGGGCCGGAGGAGCTTCTCGCCAGGCTGCACGCGCTCCGGCCCGTGCACGTCTTCCTGGCCGCGTTCGTCCCGGCCGCCGCGGGCGTCCTGTACCTCATGATGCGGCCGCGCTCCGTGTACCTGGTCGACTACGCCTGCTTCCGCACCAAGCCCAGCCACCGCGTCCCCTTCGGCACGTTCCTCGAGCACGCCAAGCTGGTGACGTTCATCGAGGGGGCCTCCATTGACGAGCGCAGCGTCCGGTTCATGACGCGGCTGCTGGAGCGGTCCGGGCTCGGGGAGGAGACGTGCCTGCCCCCCGCGCACCACTTCATCCCGCCGTACCGGAACCTGGAGGCCTCGCGCGAGGAGGTGGAGCTCGTCATCTTCTCCACCATCGACGACCTGCTCGCCAAGACGGGCATCAGCCCCGACGCCATTGACTTCCTCGTCGTCAACTGCAGCCTCTTCGCGCCCATCCCGTCCTTCACCGACATGATCATCCGCAAGTACAAGATGCGCAGCGACATCCGCAACGTGCACCTCTCCGGGATGGGGTGCAGCGCCGGGCTCGTCTCCGTGGGGCTGGCGCGCAACTTCCTGCAGGTGGCGCCGCGGGGCTCGCACGCGCTGGTGGTGTCCACGGAGACCATCACGCCCAACTACTACGTCGGCAAGGAGCGCGCCATGCTGCTGCCCAACTGCCTCTTCCGcatgggcggcgcggcggcgctgcTGTCCACGTCCCGCGCCAAGGCCCGCTTCCGGCTCTCCCGCGTGGTGCGCACGCTCACCGGCGCGCAGGACAACGCGTACCGGTGCGTGTaccaggaggaggacgacgagggccACCGGGGCATCAACCTGAACAAGGACCTGATGACCATCGCCGGCGACGCGCTCAAGGCCAACATCACGGCGATCGGGCCCCTGGTGCTCCCGGCGTCGGAGCAGCTGCTGTTCGCGCTGTCCTTCATCGCGCGGCGGGTGTTCAACAACAAGAGCATCAAACCGTACCTGCCCGACTTCCGCATGGCGTTCGAGCACTTCTGCATCCACGCGGGCGGTCGCGCCGTGATCGACGAGCTGCAGAACAGCCTGGGGCTGTCGGACGAGCACGTGGAGGCGTCGCGCATGGCGCTGCACCGGTTCGGCAACACGTCCAGCAGCTCGCTGTGGTACGAGCTGGCCTACATCGAGGCCAAGGGGCGCATGCGGAAGGGCGACCGCGTGTGGATGATCGGCTTCGGCTCCGGGTTCAAGTGCAACAGCGCGGCGTGGGAGTGCATCGAGCCCGCGCGCGACGCCCAGGGCCCGTGGGCCGACTGCGTCAGCCGCTACCCGGTCCACATCCCTGAGGTGCTCAAGCATTAA